A segment of the Denticeps clupeoides chromosome 2, fDenClu1.1, whole genome shotgun sequence genome:
GATGCGAGATTTACGTGAGGAAATTGGACTGATTATCGCTACGGTGACCCGAGGGCCCCAGTTCAGTGTTTATCTGCCAGCCTCTGGAGCAGAGCAATGATGGTGTCCTGCTTGGAGGAGATGAGCTCCAGCGCCGTGGCCATTCTGCCCATGGTGTCCACCACCTTGCCGGCCAGCCTCTCCCGGCGCCGCTCTCGGGCCTCGGCCCGGCTCAGgcgctgctcctccagctgggCCCGCTCCTCCTGGCCGCTGAGGAAGGAGCGCAGCAGGGCGTTGCGCTTCTCCGCCTGGCCGTGCTGGTGGGACAGGAAGGAgctcgccgcgccgggctgcgggCGCCGCAGCTTCCTGCGCGGGGGGGGCGTCTGGCTGGAGGCCGACGGCAGGGAGTCCTCGGAGGCCGCGGTGCACAGGAGCGAGGGTGGCACCAGGGCGGGGACCTGGGCGGGGCCGGCGATGAGGCCGGGGGGAAACAGGCAGGTGGCGGCCACGTCGGGGACCACAGGGGACGCCCGCTCCTCCGTCAGGGCGGCTGCTTTCGCCGTGGTCGCCAAGCCGAGAAGAGTCGCAGATGCCGAGCTTCTCTGTGCAAACGCCGTCTTGCCGAGCAAACTGTCCATCGCCTGTCGAGAACAAAGATCACGAAACCATTAAAGGTCTCCAATTATGaacattctttttaattatttgagaTTTTAAAGATTAATACGAGCCCCCgagctagaaatggcggtcggtgtaaagagtgttttggtcgttctgcttcaccgttcagagagcggcagctcaggcgatcggatctggaatttgtccccttatgacctCATAAGGGGacaggttacctcccgtttctcatgctttttcccgcccctcccctaaaacatgatctccaccgaccgtcatggcttccaaacgtgtgaagcgttgcagttgctcggtgtttggatgtaaaaatgagcacaaacgtattttttagttccgtcacgcaagactctgaagaaccagcgggtcattttagtttttctaGAAtaaacgacttcctgtctgcaccaaacattgtggttggtggatggtgttgatgacgtgattaagtgaaagtgaagtgattgtcacatgtgatacacagcagcactgcacatgatgcacacagtgaaatttgtcctctgcatttaacccatcaccctgagtgagcagtgggcaccatgacaggggacaggggacggtgctttgctcagtggcaccttggcggatcgggattcgaaccgctttcttaaccgctaggccaccactgcgccttTCCATGAATGTCCCCCTCAACTCCTAtaggtcgctctcctcctcatcccgcctctctcctcctcattagcatataaGGCTACAGACGCTGAAACCAAGGAAAGCGACTTCAGATGCAGAATTCTGGGACTTTGCACCGAGGTCGGACGTATTTTCTTTATGTGAACCTAGATGTAAATATCTCCCCAGCTGGTGCGAACTGGACAACGTCCTACTTCAAAGTACTCCCAGGAAGTCTTGGCCTGGCTGCTGCCCCTGCAGCGCTCCTTCACCCTCTTGTACGTGACGATCAGGTTGTTCCACTTGCGACGGATCCTCTCCACGGGCAGAGGGTAGCCGTggccctccagctcctcctggaCACTCTGGAAGAGTCGGGAGCGCTCCCGCGAGCCGTACATGTCCCAGCGCTGGCGCATGGCCTCCACCAGGAGCACGATGGCGTGGTGGGTGAATTCGGACGAGGTGGAGACCGCCTCGCTGGTGTCCCGGGGACCCTGGGGCCCCATGAGCCTCTGGATGTCCTCCTTGTTGTTGCACATGTCATCATGCATCATGGCAGCTCCTGTTGGGACGGgaggaaagaaatgaaagaaatgacaAAACGTGGACCAGCAGGCAGGTAGAGCGTCCCTTTAAAGTTCATGTCTGCAGTTGGaatcattgcttttttttttttttaaattgagccTTTTAACCTGCACAAACGTTGTAATAACGTTCACTCACCAGCCAGCACGGAGGGGGGGCAGTCAGTCGGGGGGGGGTTCACTCTTCGGCGTGATGTTCATCACACTCAGTATTTCAGAAAGTTCACCGTTTCCACGGCCAggcagcaaaacaaaaaaacgttcATAAGTCGGAGCCTTTGCGAAGCTGCGGTTTATGGAATCGCCTCGATTTCCACTAagaattattaatataaaaaaaaaaaaaaaaaccgcggAGGGGGGGAGAACGCAGCCTCGGCGCTCGCCAGCAGCGTCCGGCTGGAGCGTAATGGCTGCGCTCCGCTGGAAGTCTGCGCAACTCCGCTGCGCGCCGCTGCGCCCGGATTGGCCGCTTGCACCGCGTTGCGTGGCGCGTCGCGTCGCGCCGCCGGAGCAGCGCAGGCGGGGGCCGCCGGAGCAGCGCAGGCGGGGGCCGCCGGAGCAGCGCAGCGGCTGCGCAGACGCGAGGGTCCGGAGGCGAGCGGGGTTGCCAGGTGGGCGCGTTTTAGGCCGAGGAAATTCTGGACCATTTGGATCGTTTAAACCTTCGCGCTGTTACTGCGTTAGGTGAATGCAGTTAtgaaattaagaaaataaataaaattctgttACTGGTTTGCAGGCTATATTTCACAGTTCTTATTGATTTTGTGATATCCCGCTGTTTGTAGCGTGTTTATATTGCTTCACACTGAGACAAAGATCTTTCTTGAAATCAGTTTCCTTGAGTCGAACCCCTGTcatgtctgattttttttccatctgagCATTGTTTTTAAGAATCATGGTGGTCCTTAAACTGAGCCCTGAGGCACACCACTATGAACGCAGTCCCAAAACGTCACTGTTCCTCGACTTTTTAATGCTCTctcattactttacttttccaaagcgacttacaagaggaagacaccagcaattctcgttcagtgtgtatagattttgagtttacataactaagagccccgataaggcctcATTTCATTACTTGAAAAAAAAGTCTCCCGTGTGTGCTTTTTCTCGTCTTTCTTTCCTTTGATAAACAGTCTATATTTCACTCTTTCGCAAATTAGACACTGTCTGTTGTCCGGATTGGTGTTAATTCATACAGGCCTGAGCTCAGTATCCTGCTTGTGGACAAAAAAACGTTACTAGAGCAAAGGTAGTTTCATTTCTGACACGAATTGCTCGCCTGTGTTCAGGCCTCCGCTGTCGTATTAATATGAACTGTTATAATAACTAGCTGTTAACAGCGGCGAGGTGAGAATTTAAGCCCCTGCTTTGCAGCATCCACTTCGGCCGCTACGGCGAGCCCCGAGGGGATAAAGGTACACACCCGCAGCTGACTGTTACATAATGAAAAAGGTAATATCGCGTATTGTCTGCACTTGTGTTGGAAGGAACTATGAAAACCATTAAGAGTAAGCATGCAAACTCCGTTATTGTTGTGAATAGCCAGCGTATaacttgtgtgtcttgtgtaAAAGCGACTCATTTTTGACGCCATTCCACATTAGGGGGCATTTAAATGAACGTATGGGGATTGAAGTAAGTAAGTAAAACGGATCGCTGGGTGTCGGGAGGGGGAAGAACGTCCACTTTCACACCGCCGAGTGCCGCGGAACACGCTCCGATTCACGTCCCCGCACCGTGGAGAACGAGTGCGGGCGACTGGTCAAGGCCCGCATGGCCGCCGCTTTCCCCCAGAAGCCCGACATACCAAAcagtccccccaaaaaatataaaaaataagcaGCGGTGCAGGTaaactgaagatttttttttttaaatattactattagcagtatttttttttactcccgcCTCAGAAAAGCACCCGATTCCCAAATGAACGCCACCCTCCACGGACGTTTGACCCACGCAGATTCCctctttatttacagcattccGTGTTTTATTCGCTCCGAACGGCGCCTGTTTAAACTCGCGTCGGGTCGTGAGGCGACGTTAGCCCGCGCTAACTAGCTAGCCAGCCGGCTAACGCGCTAGCCGTCCCGCCGACGGGGTTTTATTTCCACGGGAGTCCCTGCCCGCGAACCCGCCGGACGGGTCCCGCGGAGCCCGGTGCCCACGCCGGCGCGACTCGCTGCGGCTCGCTGGGCGTCCGCGGCGGCGTTAGCGTCTAGCTTAGCCGCCCGCGTTTCGGCCGACGGGCCCAAACGTGACCAAGTTCGCCCGCCTGGTTCGTTGCGGTTCGACTCGACGCGGCAACTCGCCTCCCCGACTCGACGCGATCGGACGTCGGGGGTCGAGTCGGCGCTTAGCCGGGCGGCGGTGAGGGTCTGGATGACGGCTAGTCGGCGAGCGCTGCTTTTGTGTTAATTCGAGTCTCGTTGGCCATTTTGCTCATCAGATGCATTGAAAGAACTACAGAAATTCGAATGCACGTTTATGTATTTGCATACgtagatatatgtatatacatttcgCCTTTGTTGTGCCGTTTGCTCGTTTAAGAGCAGCCCGCTAACTTTGCCTAAGGTGAGTCTTGCGTTACTTTGGTTGCTTTTCCTTGCGAACAGTTGCAAAAGTCGATCGTGGAAAGTTGACGGGAGACTGTTGGTAGATTTTCTTTATGTACTAAGTGCAACAGGGATGACGTAGCCGTGCGTGAATTATGTTCTTTGGGTTGGTTAGAAAGTGTGTTCAGGGACATTTGATTCATCAGTTGTATTAATGTGCCACGTCAGAAAACACAACCCGACTTTTTCAGCCCAGATAAACTGTGACCGTACAGAAGGTTGGTGGTGTTTTTCTCTGCCCCCCTCCCAGTGTTGATGGTTCTTCGTAGAGATGATGGAAGAGCTGCATAGCCTGGACCCTCGGCGCCAGGAGCTGCTGGAAGCTCGCTTCACCGGGGTTGGCGTGGCCAAGGTGAGTGGATGGTGTCGGAATACGCCGAAAGCACCCGTGGGTACACCCTCGTCCGCCACTAAACGTGCCCTGGATTTTCCGCCTTTTCTCGTGTGTCCGCTCTGTAGGGTCCAGGACATAACGAGTCTTCAAACCAAAGCCTATGCAGCGCTGGGTCGTTGAGCGACAAAGAACTTGAGGTCAGTATTTGGAGATCGGCATCGCCAAGCACGTCTACGTGCAAACAGTCCCAGGTAGAGTGTGGTTTTATATATTGTGTGCGCACGTCGATCGTATTTGATGGCATGTACACTTTTAGTATGAGTTCCATGCGAAGTTTTGTAAGTAAGACCCCTGGTGTGAGGTTGGAGACGGATGAGCAGGGTAGGGTTACCTTGGGGACCCGTAACACTTGCTTCACGCGTTTGCAGACGCCGGAGAAGAAAAATAATGACCAGAGAACACGGAAGAGGAAAGGAGATCCTTACGATGGTACGTGGACACGCGTGAGCCGTTTGAAATTCTCGTCCGGTTTTTCGTCCAGTTGGATTTGCTCAGGTTCTttcttccctccctccatccctccatccgcCTTTTCAGGTAAAGGAGCCGGCAGAGGACACAAGATCAGCGATTATTTTGAGGTGAGTCCGGGTTTTGTCGTCTCTCTTTATTTCACTGCTCTGCATGCTTGGTTGTCGGtgagagctctctctctcttgcactctctctctcttttctttctttctttctttctttcttttccttttttttgtcagtttgcTGGTGGCAGTGGCCCTGGCACCAGTCCTGCACGGGGTGTCCCGCCTCTGGTTCGCTCTTCCCCACAACACTCTCTGTCTAATCCGCCGATGCCGGTGAGCGTGTGGCACGTGTGGCTTCTCGTTCTGTTCGTTTTTTACATCCATCCTTTTACTCTCAAACTACTTGACAGTCGTTCACGTCTCCTCCAAACATCCAGCAACAATGATTGTATTGTAAGGAAGCGGTAGAAATCCGTAAACGGTGGGCGTTTCGCACGGCTCTCAGTTCCCCTCTCTGTTTAAGGTGCAGCAGGGAAGCCCCTCGTCGTTGGGCGCGGCCAACACTGACCATTCCAGCTGCTGCATGAAGCCCCAGCCCCTCCACGCGGCACACAGAGCCTCCCAGGTGAGCCGGGCGGGGCCGGACGCCGGGCAGCGGTACGAAGGTCGACACGTCTTCACCGTCGCCGCCTTCTCATTTTCCCCCGCCAGACTGACCTGACGGCGGAGAAGATTGCAGCTCTGGAGAACAACAAGAGCTCTGATctggagaagaaggaggggaGAATCGACGACTTGCTGCGGGTGGGCCTTTTTTACGTAAAACGCTGCAGTTAATGGCAATTTCACGTAAAACGGTTGATTATCTCAGAGCAAGGCGTTTGAACCATGCCGATATATTTACGGTGCAGTGCTTGAATTTGTGTCCAGGTGAACTGTGACTTGAGGCGGCAGATCGACGAGCAGCAGAAGATGCTGGAGCGGTTTAAGGAGCGGCTCAATAAGTGTGTGACCATGAGCAAGAAGCTCCTCATCGAAAAGGTGGGCTTTGACGTTCAGAAAGGCTCGTCGGTGAAGCTGATAACGTCGGTTTTCTTTGGTCCCCTTCCATTAAGAAAGTGCTGCAGGTCATTTCTGTATTtcgtgtgttttgtatttttttttttttttttttattaattcattttccttgtgtgtgttttctaaaGTCTAAGCAGGAGAAAATGGCCTGTAGAGACAAAAGCATGCAGGACCGCCTTCGTTTGGGCCATTTCACTACAGTCCGACACGGAGCCTCATTTACAGAACAGTGGACTGATGGCTACGCCTTCCAGAACCTGATCAAGTACGGGTCTTCAACTACCTCAGTAATTCTCTGCAGAAGGTTGGAAACATATGGGTTAAAAACCGACATGTCCCCCCCCCATCAGACAGCAGGAGAGGATCAACTCCGAGCGGGAGGACATTGAGAGGCAGAGGAAGCTGCTCGGGAAGAGGAAGCCGCCGTCAGTGGcacaggctccgccccccagCATCGAACCCATCAAGCGCAAGAGCAAAAGCAACGGCGTGGAGAGCGAAGCGCTGTCGCTAGCGGAGTATCACGAGCAGGAGGAGATTTTCAAGTTGAGGCTCGGGTACCTTAAGAAGGTAACGTTGCTGGCGGGTAATACACTGTTCCTGTAGCCTCAGGACCGGGTGACATTTCACAAATTTCGGACAGGTTTGATGTTCTCGCGACCGGCCGATTGTTGTGGCCTGGTCTGGAGGGCGTACATGATGTACTATCAAGGTGCTATTTAGCCGCACTCAAGGAATTTTATTGCACAAGTGAAAATTTGGCTCAGAAATCAACTGACTGGCTAGATGATTGTGGCCTTAAAGTAATTTATCGTTTTTAGGAGGAAGCGGAAATCCAGGCGGAGTTGGAACGGTTGGAGCGAGTGAGAAACCTTCACATCAGAGAACTGAAGAGGATCCACAACGAGGACAACTCGCAGTATGTCAATACTCATATTTGGGTCAATAAGGCGACTGTagattgtgtgttttatataattctgtttcatttcaaaggtaacctttccccttttgacgtcataaggggacaaattccagatctgaccgttaCACCCGTTAAAattctttacacccatcaccatttctagccaccgcaggaccagagacaggctagaggaactcgtattaatgttaaataatttgatAGCAGCATTCTGTTTAGCAGTTGAATTTAGGTTGTTCCAATTGCATGTTAAAAATTATCcaacttttaactttttttttttttttttttttctttgcacttGCTCTAGATTCAAAGATCACCCAACGCTAAATGAGCGCTACCTGCTTCTTCACTTACTGGGGCGAGGAGGATTCAGTGAAGTGTACAAGGTGGCGGCCTATTTAATCATTGTCCCATACACCAGTTTGATAGATCTTTCACCTACAGTCAGTATTTTTCGGATGAAGCTTTGAAGATTCCGTTCTTAAATGAGTGTTTTAATTAATAACCGAAGCGCCactgttgcagtgtgtgtagtTTGACTGCTTGTAACTGTTGTAATCCAGGCCTTCGACCTCACCGAGCAGAGATATGTCGCTGTTAAAATCCACCAGCTCAACAAGAACTGGAGGGATGAGAAGAAGGAAAATTACCACAAGTGAGTCCATCTCTCCTGACCATTTTCCACACCCTTTCCCACTCAATGCGAGCATCCGGCCATACAATcggaatggtgtgtgtgtgtatatatttttttgtgcatttggtCAGAAAATGGCCTCATCTTCGAGGAGAACCTTCTATCCTCAGCTTTTGCCAGTTCCTACCTTACCGTGGGAAGGAACTGGACTATGTTGACCAAGAAAACCCACTTTCTTCTTGTAGACACGCATGCAGAGAGTACCGAATCCACAAAGAGCTAGACCATCCCAGAATCGTGAAACTCTACGACTACTTCTCACTGGACACCGACTCGTACGTAACATCTTCCTGTTGGACAATCGACAGTCTGAACCGGTGTTTTCAGTTCTAACCTCCCGCCTGCAGCTTCTGTACGGTTCTGGAGTACTGTGAGGGGAACGATCTGGACTTCTACCTGAAACAACACAAGCTGATGTCCGAGAAGGAGGCCCGGTCCATCGTCATGCAGATTGTCAACGCACTCAAGTACCTCAACGAGATTCGCCCGCCGATCATCCACTACGACCTCAAACCAGGTCCGGTCTCGGCCTCGAGAAGGGTTCGGCTCCGTTCCGGACTTACCAGGTTACCCTTCATGGTCCGTTCCTCTCCTGCCCACCAGGTAACATCCTGCTGGTGAACGGCACGGCGTGCGGGGAGATTAAAATCACCGACTTCGGCCTGTCCAAGATAATGGACGACGACAGTTACAACTCCGTGGACGGCATGGAGTTAACGTCGCAGGGAGCCGGAACCTACTGGTAATAAACCACGTTCCACCATACAAAGCCGGCACTATCTTCACTCTCGTAACCTTTATGCGTAGGTATCTGCCCCCAGAATGCTTTGTGGTGGGGAAGGAGCCACCCAAAATCTCCAACAAAGTGGACGTGTGGTCAGTCGGCGTCATCTTTTACCAGAGTCTGTATGGTCGTAAGGTAAGCGGCGGCTTTTTGGAACCGGCTGGGCCTCCGCTTTGCCTTTTTTCTCATCGTTTTTCTCCTGGCAGCCTTTCGGACACAACCAGTCACAGCAGGACATTTTGCAGGAGAACACCATTCTGAAAGCCACGGAGGTGCAGTTTCCTGCCAAGCCTGGCGTCTCCCCCGAGGCAAAGGTAGAGTTTAACCCCAGATCTGGCTGGATCGCTGCTGCCgattcagattttcttttgggggggggcagcggtggcctggcggttaaggaagtggccccgtaatcagaaggtcgtcggttcgaatcctggtcaccgaggtccccttggtgAAGGtcccgtcctcacacactgctcaccaagggtgaccgttaaatacagaggactaatttcttagtgtcaccgtgtgctgtgctgcagtgtctcacaattacaatcacttcactttcaaatgaaaaGACCACATAGTTATGTTGTATAATGACTATGCTCCACCAGACAGcgatttaaaaacatttcactgtatatAATATTAGAATAATATGAGAATGTTCTCTCTCGGACCTGATTTCCACTATACTGGTGCTCTGCAGGTCCGCGTTTACACTAGACAGCTCGGCACGAGCGGCATGACGATATgtcacaggccacgcccactaatCAGAAATCCCAGCCCTGAGTCCATGACCTCCACCGCTGCCACATTCGCCCCTTATTTTTTGTCActtgtctttttaattttttttttagcatattGACAATTTGGTCTGTTGTCACTGGACTTGACTCGCCGCCATCGCTCTGCCCACCGCTGGTGACGTCACAGGTTGCCGCTACTAGTCCAGCAAATTTTGTGCCTGGTTCGGACAGCACGGCACGGGAACCAGAGCAGTCGGTTTTCTACTTTCTCCATCGTGCTCTCCTTTTCGTTCCAGGCGTTCATCCGACGCTGTCTGGCCTACAGGAAGGAGGACCGGATCGGCGTGCACCAGCTGGCCAGCGACCCCTTCCTGCTGCCCCACATACGCAAGTCCATCGCTGCTCCGCCCCCACCGGCGCCTCCTGCACCCTCCACGTCCAGCTCCTACAACAGCAGCGCTTCGAACTGAATAGCGCGCAGCCGACCTGGACCAGGACGCGTAAGACATCTCTCCTCCCGAGGGGTGCCGCAGGATTCAGAGAGCGGTTCCCCAAGCAAATGGGACTTCCTGTGGAACCTCCAGCCACTTTTTACTTTTCCGAGCTTATTTTTGTACAAATGGAAGAGGCCTGAAGGAAGAAGCCTCTTTGACTAATAAGAAATGTGACGTTTACAAGAACAGATGCCCCACCCGCTCCACGGCACCAGATGTTACGAGGCTGGAAAATGTCTAACTAGGGTTGTGATGGGTGGAAGTTGGTCTGTTTTACAGACGACCAAAGTTTAAGGCCCAGTTTTTTatgtggagattttttttttttaaggagaacTGGACCTGGATGGAATTTTGTACatgtgatttattaaaaagtaaatagTCCCctctagtctttttttttttttttttccctctccccaTTTAAACTATTAAAAGTCAGCTACTGGTACCGGCGGCATGACCTTCCCAGGGTTCACCATCACTATATGCTAGGCACTATAACAGATGCGGTGCTGGTGACATTTATACTGATCTTGCACTTCATTTGTTGTCTTGAAGTGTGCAAACCACCCGCCTAGACATCATAATTTCTcttgcacacggtgaaacgtgtcctctgtatttaacaattatccttagtgggcagccggggagcagcgtgtggggattcgaaccggcaaccttccgatcacgGGTCCGCTcccgtacccgctaggccacccctgaaGAAtagaataatcttttttttttttttaacctatgATCCGCCGTTATCACGAAAATATTGACTATTTTAACGGCCACCTCCTGCCACGCTGTAGAATCCTTGGTGTGTGGAGGAACAAAGTAAAAACACCAGAACATTCTCCGATGCGGCTTCCATGTATTTGCCTGGGCACAGACCAAATATGGATCTCGGAATTCCAACGCTTGCTGTACAGCATATTCCTAAAACTAGAATAGAATATGTATTTTACACAGTGCGGTAATACCATCATGCTTTAtacagaaggtgtgtgtgtgtgtagttcatttaaatatcacaccatGAAATAAATGGCTGTCGTTTAAGAACAGCAAACAACAACGATTCATTTGCAGAACCGCCGGAGATCGATTCCGATTTCTCGGCCGGGTCCGTGGAAGTCTGTGGATTTTGGACGGCCCGTCTACCGGTTGTAGAACTGGGAGGAGACCCACGCCAGGCCCCATTTCAGGTTGGTGAGCATGAACTTGAGCGCTTTAGTCCACTGCTCCTCGGAGTTGAACTGGGTTTTAATGGAGTAGGAGCCGCCGCTGCCGCCCGTGTCCTCGATCTTCCCCTTGTCCACGTCCATCCTGAATAAAGGGAGCAGGGAGTAGACGCGTTACCAGCGCGAAGACGCGAGCCGCCGCCTGAAATGGCCAGGACGGGCGTCCTCTACCTGTAGGGCAGGCAGAAGCCCGTGTCtcccttctccacctcctccttgaACTGCTGCACGCAGTCCAGGAAGGCCACCATGGCGTGGTCAAACTTGTTATCCCAGAAGAAGCGGAGGCCTCCAGAGCAGTAGAGGGGCAGCTCCTGCAGAGGAGACCACGTCCAGCCTCAGTTCACGTTACAGGACAAATTAAACCAGAAATACGATGAACCGAATAACTGATGAACTGGCAGGGTTGAGTaggctggtagtggcctggtgggtaacacactcgactatgaaccagaagtcccaggttcaaaccccaattactaccatcgtgtccccgagcaggacacttaacccagagtgtctccagggggactgtccctgtaactactgactaagtcgctctggataagggggtctggtaaatgctttaaaataaaattaagtttAGAGGAGCGGTGTCCGGTGTGATGTGCTGCTAGGCCACATCTGTACCGAGATGTGACAGGGATTCATAATAGTCACCATGAGAACTGGAATCGAAACACAAATCTCACCTTGGATTTATCGGTCAGTGACTCCAGGTAGGAATGGTTGCCGTATGGCACCAGACGGT
Coding sequences within it:
- the LOC114784876 gene encoding uncharacterized protein LOC114784876, with the translated sequence MMHDDMCNNKEDIQRLMGPQGPRDTSEAVSTSSEFTHHAIVLLVEAMRQRWDMYGSRERSRLFQSVQEELEGHGYPLPVERIRRKWNNLIVTYKRVKERCRGSSQAKTSWEYFEAMDSLLGKTAFAQRSSASATLLGLATTAKAAALTEERASPVVPDVAATCLFPPGLIAGPAQVPALVPPSLLCTAASEDSLPSASSQTPPPRRKLRRPQPGAASSFLSHQHGQAEKRNALLRSFLSGQEERAQLEEQRLSRAEARERRRERLAGKVVDTMGRMATALELISSKQDTIIALLQRLADKH
- the LOC114784869 gene encoding serine/threonine-protein kinase tousled-like 2 isoform X1; translation: MMEELHSLDPRRQELLEARFTGVGVAKGPGHNESSNQSLCSAGSLSDKELETPEKKNNDQRTRKRKGDPYDGKGAGRGHKISDYFEFAGGSGPGTSPARGVPPLVRSSPQHSLSNPPMPVQQGSPSSLGAANTDHSSCCMKPQPLHAAHRASQTDLTAEKIAALENNKSSDLEKKEGRIDDLLRVNCDLRRQIDEQQKMLERFKERLNKCVTMSKKLLIEKSKQEKMACRDKSMQDRLRLGHFTTVRHGASFTEQWTDGYAFQNLIKQQERINSEREDIERQRKLLGKRKPPSVAQAPPPSIEPIKRKSKSNGVESEALSLAEYHEQEEIFKLRLGYLKKEEAEIQAELERLERVRNLHIRELKRIHNEDNSQFKDHPTLNERYLLLHLLGRGGFSEVYKAFDLTEQRYVAVKIHQLNKNWRDEKKENYHKHACREYRIHKELDHPRIVKLYDYFSLDTDSFCTVLEYCEGNDLDFYLKQHKLMSEKEARSIVMQIVNALKYLNEIRPPIIHYDLKPGNILLVNGTACGEIKITDFGLSKIMDDDSYNSVDGMELTSQGAGTYWYLPPECFVVGKEPPKISNKVDVWSVGVIFYQSLYGRKPFGHNQSQQDILQENTILKATEVQFPAKPGVSPEAKAFIRRCLAYRKEDRIGVHQLASDPFLLPHIRKSIAAPPPPAPPAPSTSSSYNSSASN
- the LOC114784869 gene encoding serine/threonine-protein kinase tousled-like 2 isoform X4; translated protein: MMEELHSLDPRRQELLEARFTGVGVAKGPGHNESSNQSLCSAGSLSDKELETPEKKNNDQRTRKRKGDPYDGKGAGRGHKISDYFEQGSPSSLGAANTDHSSCCMKPQPLHAAHRASQTDLTAEKIAALENNKSSDLEKKEGRIDDLLRVNCDLRRQIDEQQKMLERFKERLNKCVTMSKKLLIEKSKQEKMACRDKSMQDRLRLGHFTTVRHGASFTEQWTDGYAFQNLIKQQERINSEREDIERQRKLLGKRKPPSVAQAPPPSIEPIKRKSKSNGVESEALSLAEYHEQEEIFKLRLGYLKKEEAEIQAELERLERVRNLHIRELKRIHNEDNSQFKDHPTLNERYLLLHLLGRGGFSEVYKAFDLTEQRYVAVKIHQLNKNWRDEKKENYHKHACREYRIHKELDHPRIVKLYDYFSLDTDSFCTVLEYCEGNDLDFYLKQHKLMSEKEARSIVMQIVNALKYLNEIRPPIIHYDLKPGNILLVNGTACGEIKITDFGLSKIMDDDSYNSVDGMELTSQGAGTYWYLPPECFVVGKEPPKISNKVDVWSVGVIFYQSLYGRKPFGHNQSQQDILQENTILKATEVQFPAKPGVSPEAKAFIRRCLAYRKEDRIGVHQLASDPFLLPHIRKSIAAPPPPAPPAPSTSSSYNSSASN
- the LOC114784869 gene encoding serine/threonine-protein kinase tousled-like 2 isoform X2; the encoded protein is MMEELHSLDPRRQELLEARFTGVGVAKGPGHNESSNQSLCSAGSLSDKELETPEKKNNDQRTRKRKGDPYDGKGAGRGHKISDYFEFAGGSGPGTSPARGVPPLVRSSPQHSLSNPPMPQGSPSSLGAANTDHSSCCMKPQPLHAAHRASQTDLTAEKIAALENNKSSDLEKKEGRIDDLLRVNCDLRRQIDEQQKMLERFKERLNKCVTMSKKLLIEKSKQEKMACRDKSMQDRLRLGHFTTVRHGASFTEQWTDGYAFQNLIKQQERINSEREDIERQRKLLGKRKPPSVAQAPPPSIEPIKRKSKSNGVESEALSLAEYHEQEEIFKLRLGYLKKEEAEIQAELERLERVRNLHIRELKRIHNEDNSQFKDHPTLNERYLLLHLLGRGGFSEVYKAFDLTEQRYVAVKIHQLNKNWRDEKKENYHKHACREYRIHKELDHPRIVKLYDYFSLDTDSFCTVLEYCEGNDLDFYLKQHKLMSEKEARSIVMQIVNALKYLNEIRPPIIHYDLKPGNILLVNGTACGEIKITDFGLSKIMDDDSYNSVDGMELTSQGAGTYWYLPPECFVVGKEPPKISNKVDVWSVGVIFYQSLYGRKPFGHNQSQQDILQENTILKATEVQFPAKPGVSPEAKAFIRRCLAYRKEDRIGVHQLASDPFLLPHIRKSIAAPPPPAPPAPSTSSSYNSSASN
- the LOC114784869 gene encoding serine/threonine-protein kinase tousled-like 2 isoform X3; the protein is MMEELHSLDPRRQELLEARFTGVGVAKGPGHNESSNQSLCSAGSLSDKELETPEKKNNDQRTRKRKGDPYDGKGAGRGHKISDYFEVQQGSPSSLGAANTDHSSCCMKPQPLHAAHRASQTDLTAEKIAALENNKSSDLEKKEGRIDDLLRVNCDLRRQIDEQQKMLERFKERLNKCVTMSKKLLIEKSKQEKMACRDKSMQDRLRLGHFTTVRHGASFTEQWTDGYAFQNLIKQQERINSEREDIERQRKLLGKRKPPSVAQAPPPSIEPIKRKSKSNGVESEALSLAEYHEQEEIFKLRLGYLKKEEAEIQAELERLERVRNLHIRELKRIHNEDNSQFKDHPTLNERYLLLHLLGRGGFSEVYKAFDLTEQRYVAVKIHQLNKNWRDEKKENYHKHACREYRIHKELDHPRIVKLYDYFSLDTDSFCTVLEYCEGNDLDFYLKQHKLMSEKEARSIVMQIVNALKYLNEIRPPIIHYDLKPGNILLVNGTACGEIKITDFGLSKIMDDDSYNSVDGMELTSQGAGTYWYLPPECFVVGKEPPKISNKVDVWSVGVIFYQSLYGRKPFGHNQSQQDILQENTILKATEVQFPAKPGVSPEAKAFIRRCLAYRKEDRIGVHQLASDPFLLPHIRKSIAAPPPPAPPAPSTSSSYNSSASN